The Montipora capricornis isolate CH-2021 chromosome 6, ASM3666992v2, whole genome shotgun sequence genome has a window encoding:
- the LOC138054249 gene encoding uncharacterized protein codes for MRIVYDCSAKSHSQVPSLNDCLEVGPSLQPMIFDILLRNRLNFLCITGDIQKAFLQIKVDPKDRDTLRLLWYENLDSRTVLQYRFTRVIFGSGPSPYILGATLQKHVSQYAEKYPTTTDELLKNTYVDDVQSGGRQKEELLKFKEEAIKIMEEGGFQLHKWHSNIPEVEAPLSASGNALASTVSPAYAKILGVPWNKTEDRLEIGFMKPLKEANNNKLTKRKMLSAINGIFDLLGISAPVVITGKVLYSQACLRKLRWDEEVPDDIQRPWNKWLKGMAERPWLRIPRSVVNNDVTRIVLHGFADASKVAVSVAVYTLAFHVTSPVQQNLLVAKSRIAPRDLSIPRLELIAAHMLSRLMNHVKVVLKDQPIDDYHCWVDSTTVLYWIKGQGTWSQFVRNRTKTIQEKGYIQWHHVPTDDNPSDQGSRGIESRKMGSLWLEGPKWLSSPDMWPQQPEIAETSETARESVKPKLEKQLFAKEEEQNETTDPLLHKYASYWKLLRVTAFMKRFIDNCKKSEKQKGPLTTKEFEAAEKF; via the coding sequence ATGAGGATAGTATATGATTGCTCAGCAAAGTCACACTCTCAAGTACCATCACTGAATGACTGTTTAGAAGTTGGTCCCTCTCTTCAGCCGATGATCTTTGACATCCTTCTGCGGAACCGTCTCAACTTTCTGTGTATCACAGGTGACATACAGAAGGCCTTTCTCCAAATTAAGGTGGATCCTAAGGACCGAGATACATTGCGTCTCCTATGGTATGAGAATCTTGACTCAAGAACTGTTCTGCAGTATCGCTTTACGagagtaatctttggatcaggGCCAAGCCCATACATTCTGGGGGCTACACTTCAAAAGCACGTAAGTCAGTATGCTGAGAAGTATCCTACTACTACAGATGAGTTGTTGAAGAACACTTACGTGGACGACGTTCAATCAGGTGGCAGACAGAAGGAAGAACTGTTGAAGTTTAAGGAAGAAGCAATCAAGATAATGGAGGAGGGTGGCTTTCAGCTCCACAAGTGGCACAGCAACATTCCAGAGGTAGAAGCACCACTTAGTGCCAGTGGCAATGCATTAGCATCTACAGTGAGTCCTGCTTATGCAAAGATACTTGGAGTGCCTTGGAACAAGACTGAAGACAGGCTCGAGATCGGGTTCATGAAGCCATTGAAAGAAGCCAATAATAACAAATTGACAAAGAGGAAGATGCTGTCCGCCATCAATGGTATCTTTGACTTGTTGGGGATTTCAGCCCCAGTTGTCATCACAGGAAAGGTCCTATATAGCCAAGCGTGCTTACGGAAACTGAGGTGGGACGAAGAAGTGCCCGATGACATTCAGAGACCTTGGAACAAGTGGTTAAAGGGAATGGCAGAACGCCCATGGTTACGGATTCCACGCAGTGTTGTGAACAACGATGTAACAAGAATTGTTCTACATGGTTTTGCTGATGCAAGCAAGGTGGCTGTCTCAGTGGCTGTATACACTCTAGCCTTCCACGTCACCTCACCAGTTCAACAAAACCTGCTCGTGGCAAAGTCGAGAATAGCACCAAGAGACTTGTCAATTCCACGGTTGGAACTTATTGCGGCACACATGTTGAGTAGGCTGATGAACCATGTGAAAGTAGTCTTGAAGGATCAGCCAATTGATGACTATCACTGCTGGGTTGACAGCACCACAGTACTGTACTGGATCAAGGGTCAAGGGACCTGGTCTCAATTTGTGCGGAACAGAACCAAAACCATTCAAGAGAAAGGGTACATACAGTGGCACCATGTACCGACTGACGACAACCCCAGCGACCAAGGAAGCAGAGGAATTGAGTCTAGAAAGATGGGTAGCCTGTGGTTGGAGGGACCAAAGTGGCTAAGCAGCCCAGACATGTGGCCACAACAACCTGAAATAGCAGAGACCTCTGAGACTGCGAGAGAAAGTGTAAAGCCAAAGTTAGAGAAACAGCTGTTTGCAAAGGAAGAAGAACAGAATGAGACTACAGATCCACTTCTCCACAAGTATGCATCATATTGGAAGCTCCTGAGAGTAACTGCATTTATGAAACGGTTTattgacaactgtaaaaagTCGGAGAAGCAGAAAGGACCACTAACGACAAAGGAATTTGAAGCTGCAGAGAAGTTTTGA
- the LOC138054250 gene encoding uncharacterized protein, with amino-acid sequence MLPVFRAELSDPFAVTGVDFAGPMYYKIKKSTTAKAYIALFTCASTRAVHLKLCRDLTATEFQRALKEFVARRGCPQTIVSDNGKTFVTTGRWLSTLKKDHGVANYLGTLNIKWKFNLARAPWWGGFFERLVGIMKRSLSKVVGQRFLSYSELQEVLLEVETSMNNRPLLYQGEEFEQPVLTPNTLLRGKPTPILEQDLEKIGEEDVTKRMRFLQKSKEQLRKRFMKEYIHALDEKQHRSTGNIDKTPNIGAVVLLKGDTKDKALWKLGRVVSKISGKDGIVRGLKLKQGNGYVVERPLQLVCDLEVGGEDPHWKPNPEAEPFAPRVQPSRASKQIAKDWIRNITQQDDI; translated from the coding sequence ATGTTGCCAGTCTTCAGAGCTGAACTGTCAGATCCTTTTGCTGTCACAGGAGTGGATTTTGCCGGACCAATGTATTACAAGATTAAGAAGTCAACGACTGCGAAGGCTTACATTGCTCTATTTACCTGTGCCAGCACTCGAGCAGTACACCTAAAGCTTTGTCGTGATCTCACTGCCACTGAGTTTCAAAGAGCCCTGAAGGAGTTCGTTGCCAGAAGAGGATGCCCTCAAACTATAGTAAGCGACAATGGGAAAACATTTGTGACCACCGGGAGATGGTTGTCCACCTTGAAGAAAGACCATGGCGTGGCTAACTACTTGGGAACATTGAACATCAAGTGGAAGTTTAATTTGGCCCGAGCCCCGTGGTGGGGAGGCTTTTTTGAGCGACTTGTTGGCATCATGAAGAGGAGCCTTTCAAAAGTGGTTGGCCAAAGATTTCTGTCCTACTCGGAGCTACAAGAAGTGTTGCTGGAAGTTGAAACTTCCATGAACAACAGACCATTGCTTTACCAAGGGGAAGAGTTTGAGCAGCCAGTGCTCACTCCAAACACCTTACTGAGAGGGAAACCGACACCTATTCTGGAGCAAGATCTTGAGAAGATTGGAGAAGAGGATGTGACTAAGCGGATGAGATTCTTGCAGAAAAGTAAAGAACAACTTCGAAAGAGGTTTATGAAAGAGTACATCCACGCCCTTGATGAGAAACAACATCGGTCCACAGGGAACATTGATAAGACACCAAACATAGGAGCGGTAGTGTTGCTGAAAGGCGATACGAAGGACAAGGCCCTGTGGAAGCTGGGGCGAGTAGTAAGCAAAATTTCTGGCAAGGATGGCATAGTGCGTGGTTTGAAACTGAAGCAAGGGAATGGTTATGTGGTAGAGCGACCTTTACAACTCGTGTGTGACCTAGAGGTCGGAGGAGAAGATCCACACTGGAAACCCAACCCAGAAGCAGAACCGTTCGCCCCAAGAGTACAACCAAGCAGAGCGTCCAAACAGATTGCTAAGGATTGGATTAGGAACATTACTCAACAAGATGACATTTAA